The following proteins are co-located in the Deinococcus planocerae genome:
- a CDS encoding DUF309 domain-containing protein — protein MGETLREDLRAGARLFDAGEWWEAHEAWEGPWMRATGDDRHFIQALILLAAALHKRWHHGSLAHRNFHKAAAYLDRLPPEYGGVNLARLRAEVWAALHDPALRPRVED, from the coding sequence ATGGGGGAGACGCTCAGGGAGGACCTGCGGGCGGGGGCGCGGCTCTTTGACGCGGGCGAGTGGTGGGAGGCGCACGAGGCGTGGGAGGGGCCCTGGATGCGCGCGACCGGCGACGATCGGCACTTCATCCAGGCGCTGATCCTGCTCGCTGCCGCCCTGCACAAGCGCTGGCACCACGGCAGCCTCGCACACCGCAACTTCCACAAGGCCGCCGCCTACCTCGACCGCCTGCCCCCCGAGTACGGCGGGGTGAACCTCGCCCGGCTGCGCGCGGAGGTGTGGGCGGCGCTGCACGACCCGGCCCTGCGTCCGAGGGTGGAGGATTGA